In Bos taurus isolate L1 Dominette 01449 registration number 42190680 breed Hereford chromosome 11, ARS-UCD2.0, whole genome shotgun sequence, one DNA window encodes the following:
- the ACTR2 gene encoding actin-related protein 2 has product MDSQGRKVVVCDNGTGFVKCGYAGSNFPEHIFPALVGRPIIRSTTKVGNIEIKDLMVGDEASELRSMLEVNYPMENGIVRNWDDMKHLWDYTFGPEKLNIDTRNCKILLTEPPMNPTKNREKIVEVMFETYQFSGVYVAIQAVLTLYAQGLLTGVVVDSGDGVTHICPVYEGFSLPHLTRRLDIAGRDITRYLIKLLLLRGYAFNHSADFETVRMIKEKLCYVGYNIEQEQKLALETTVLVESYTLPDGRIIKVGGERFEAPEALFQPHLINVEGVGVAELLFNTIQAADIDTRSEFYKHIVLSGGSTMYPGLPSRLERELKQLYLERVLKGDVEKLSKFKIRIEDPPRRKHMVFLGGAVLADIMKDKDNFWMTRQEYQEKGVRVLEKLGVTVR; this is encoded by the exons tttgtgaaGTGTGGATATGCAGGCTCTAACTTTCCAGAACATATCTTCCCAGCTTTGGTTGGAAGACCTATTATCAGATCGACCACCAAAGTGGGAAACATTGAAATCaag GATCTTATGGTTGGTGATGAGGCAAGTGAATTACGCTCGATGTTAGAAGTTAATTACCCTATGGAAAATGGCATAGTACGAAATTGGGATGACATGAAACACCTATGGGACTACACATTTGGACCAGAAAAACTTAACATAGATACCAGGAATTGTAAAATTCTACTCACAGAACCTCCTATGAACCCAACCAAAAACAGAGAGAAGATTGTAGAG GTAATGTTTGAAACTTACCAGTTTTCTGGTGTGTATGTAGCTATCCAGGCAGTCCTGACTTTGTATGCTCAAG GTTTATTAACTGGAGTCGTGGTGGACTCTGGAGATGGTGTGACTCACATTTGCCCAGTGTATGAAGGCTTTTCTCTCCCTCACCTTACCAGGAGACTGGATATTGCCGGGAGGGATATTACCAGATATCTTATCAAG CTGCTTCTGTTGCGGGGCTATGCCTTCAACCATTCTGCTGATTTTGAAACGGTTCGCATGATTAAAGAAAAGTTGTGTTATGTGGGATATAATATTGAGCAAGAGCAGAAACTGGCCTTAGAAACCACAGTATTGGTTGAATCTTACACA CTCCCAGATGGCCGCATTATCAAAGTCGGGGGAGAGAGGTTTGAAGCACCGGAAGCTCTGTTTCAGCCTCACTTGATCAATGTCGAGGGAGTAGGTGTTGCTGAATTGCTTTTTAACACAATCCAGGCGGCTGACATTGATACCAG ATCTGAGTTCTATAAGCACATTGTGCTTTCTGGAGGGTCTACTATGTACCCTGGTCTGCCATCCCGGTTGGAACGAGAGCTTAAACAGCTTTACTTAGAACGAGTATTGAAGGGTGATGTGGAAAAACTTTCT AAATTCAAGATCCGCATTGAAGACCCGCCCCGCAGGAAGCACATGGTTTTCCTGGGAGGTGCAGTTCTAGCGGACATCATGAAGGACAAAGACAACTTCTGGATGACCCGACAGGAATACCAAGAAAAGGGTGTTCGTGTGCTGGAGAAACTCGGGGTGACGGTTCGATAA